A genomic region of bacterium contains the following coding sequences:
- a CDS encoding alpha/beta fold hydrolase yields the protein MKKLYFYGVLVVCLLISKVSAEELTWGSCTTYAPMPVLFIHGINANMLTWEESIPKLKQYFGYREKKFNSEESIVTDPKIPKGGGVTWFEYPNGEKSPAKLYLETFDYGGEDRSGSIKPIKSNYPELDKKVEEILKAYYGDNWKKDGGKLIIVGHSQGGLLGRYYLQQNNADKVKRFITIGTPHTGSILAPFAWTTLYVPFNPLNSPYNYVLTGVVYGGLLSKYKWNLFKAQLKSMITLKGAPCDLVPWSKFIKEVNTTDMPPGIEYIAIVGKAQKRVYDEEKDKWVIVPNNYIDSDTVVSEKSQRSEYKAHWWSQPEQTIPWDEVITIADGNKGEHGQSPNQHDKILQSLDGIPDKGTKTYDTPCVTLGTSTVTPGTYSLYYLGSKENFYITGKIQDYLAGSCSISVEINSAGNYAYDENGSIRDRQDLIKPINMNTESQELPKGTKLNANFNFQISNLLSPGAHRFRLTVKNPTGLIGTSTTKEGYDWIPFEIVGVPVVEVPVQMTASPATPVSGGFQAASSLYFWDNQNNYWERWINSNLRVDSDNIIRYNAGTSNLDNPNLR from the coding sequence ATGAAAAAACTTTATTTCTATGGAGTTTTGGTAGTATGTTTGTTAATCAGCAAAGTAAGTGCAGAAGAACTTACATGGGGTAGTTGTACCACTTATGCTCCTATGCCTGTACTATTTATTCACGGGATAAATGCTAATATGCTTACATGGGAAGAATCTATTCCTAAGTTAAAACAGTACTTCGGATATAGAGAGAAAAAGTTTAATAGTGAAGAATCAATAGTTACTGATCCCAAAATTCCTAAAGGTGGAGGTGTCACCTGGTTTGAGTACCCCAATGGCGAGAAATCTCCGGCCAAGCTCTATTTAGAGACGTTTGATTATGGAGGGGAGGATAGGAGTGGGAGTATTAAGCCGATTAAGAGTAATTATCCAGAGTTAGATAAGAAAGTAGAAGAAATATTAAAAGCATATTATGGTGATAATTGGAAAAAGGATGGTGGTAAACTAATTATCGTTGGTCATTCCCAGGGTGGATTACTTGGTAGATACTATCTCCAGCAGAATAATGCGGATAAAGTCAAACGCTTTATCACTATTGGTACCCCGCATACCGGTAGTATATTGGCACCATTTGCCTGGACAACACTATATGTTCCCTTTAATCCACTTAACTCACCTTATAATTATGTCCTCACAGGAGTAGTGTACGGTGGGCTATTATCCAAATATAAGTGGAATCTCTTCAAGGCACAGCTAAAAAGTATGATTACACTTAAAGGTGCTCCCTGTGATTTAGTTCCATGGAGTAAATTTATTAAAGAAGTAAATACTACAGATATGCCACCAGGGATTGAATATATCGCTATCGTCGGTAAAGCACAAAAACGGGTTTATGATGAAGAGAAAGATAAATGGGTAATAGTGCCAAATAACTATATCGATTCTGATACAGTTGTCTCAGAGAAGAGTCAACGCTCAGAATATAAAGCACATTGGTGGTCTCAGCCTGAACAAACTATCCCCTGGGATGAGGTAATAACGATAGCAGATGGGAACAAAGGTGAACATGGCCAGTCGCCAAACCAACATGACAAAATCCTGCAATCCCTCGACGGCATCCCAGATAAAGGAACAAAGACATACGATACGCCTTGTGTAACACTTGGGACATCTACTGTTACGCCGGGCACTTATAGCTTATACTACCTGGGGTCAAAAGAGAATTTTTATATCACCGGCAAAATTCAAGATTATCTAGCAGGTTCTTGCAGTATTAGTGTAGAGATAAATTCAGCAGGGAATTATGCCTATGATGAAAATGGATCAATAAGAGACCGTCAGGATTTAATCAAACCTATCAATATGAATACGGAGTCGCAGGAATTACCAAAAGGCACAAAACTTAATGCTAACTTCAACTTCCAGATAAGCAATCTACTTTCCCCAGGCGCTCACAGATTCCGACTTACGGTAAAAAATCCCACAGGGCTTATCGGCACTTCCACGACCAAAGAAGGTTATGACTGGATACCGTTTGAGATTGTGGGAGTACCCGTAGTTGAGGTTCCGGTGCAGATGACTGCTTCTCCGGCTACACCTGTTTCGGGTGGTTTTCAAGCCGCCTCCA